CTCTTCTTTGGTACCAGTGCCTTCGCGGTGCCGAGCCTCCGCGTTACCGCTGCGCGCACTCACCTCGCGGGCGTCGTCACGCAGCCCGATCGCCCTGCCGGACGGGGCCAACGTCTGCGGGCCAGCGCCGTTAAGACCGCGGCGAACGAGATGGGCTTACGCGTATTCGAGCCGCCGCAACTCCGCCGGTTTGCGCAAGAAATGGCTGCGGAAAGCTTCGATCTCTTCGTGCTCGCGTCGTACGGCCGAATTCTTCCCAAAGAACTCTTGGATCTGCCGCGTCTGGGGGCGCTGAACGTTCACCCGTCGCTCTTGCCACTCTACCGTGGGGCGACGCCGATTCAGAGTGCGATCGCCAACGGGGACCACGAAACCGGCGTAAGCATCATGCTCATGGATTCGGGCCTCGATACCGGCGATGTCGTGTTGCAGGAGAAGACGGAAATCGAGATT
This Candidatus Eremiobacterota bacterium DNA region includes the following protein-coding sequences:
- the fmt gene encoding methionyl-tRNA formyltransferase encodes the protein MKTLFFGTSAFAVPSLRVTAARTHLAGVVTQPDRPAGRGQRLRASAVKTAANEMGLRVFEPPQLRRFAQEMAAESFDLFVLASYGRILPKELLDLPRLGALNVHPSLLPLYRGATPIQSAIANGDHETGVSIMLMDSGLDTGDVVLQEKTEIEIGETFGQLHERLARCGATLLDKALEMALRGRLVGHPQTGEASVTRPFTKADLVVDMSRSPERIVDFVRAFSPQPAARAMLGGQMVKLLRAHVSPDGTLEIDELIAPNRGRMSGAQYFALRRGLED